From Flavobacterium sp. 102, a single genomic window includes:
- a CDS encoding WbqC family protein, which translates to MNNILIHPSYFPSISHFVAMAQCDLVTFEMDDNFQKQTNRNRMYIYSPNGIQLLNIPIKHSKEAHQKTKDIKLETAFDWQKQHFKSLDAAYRSSPFFEYFEDDIRPIFEKKHEFLMDLNLETMSIVSKCLGLEFDYNETTEYFHEVTDKVDLRHLVNGKKDNSQFEPFTQVFGEKHGYLNNLSILDLLFNEGRYALDYLKKQQL; encoded by the coding sequence ATGAACAACATCCTCATCCATCCGAGCTATTTTCCTTCCATCAGTCATTTTGTGGCGATGGCTCAATGTGATTTGGTTACTTTTGAAATGGATGACAATTTTCAAAAACAAACCAACCGCAACCGAATGTACATTTACAGTCCGAATGGTATTCAGTTGCTCAATATTCCTATAAAACATTCTAAAGAAGCGCATCAAAAGACCAAAGACATCAAGTTGGAAACCGCTTTTGATTGGCAAAAACAGCATTTTAAATCGCTCGATGCGGCTTATCGAAGTTCTCCATTCTTTGAGTATTTTGAAGATGACATTCGTCCGATATTTGAAAAAAAGCACGAATTCTTAATGGACTTAAATCTTGAGACGATGTCGATTGTGTCCAAATGTCTCGGACTCGAATTTGACTACAACGAAACCACCGAATATTTCCACGAAGTAACCGATAAAGTTGATTTGCGACATTTGGTCAATGGGAAAAAGGATAATTCTCAATTTGAACCTTTTACTCAAGTTTTCGGAGAAAAACATGGTTATTTGAACAACTTAAGCATCTTGGATTTATTGTTCAATGAAGGTCGATATGCTTTGGATTATTTGAAGAAGCAACAACTGTAA
- a CDS encoding rhomboid family intramembrane serine protease gives MMRMTDTVKQLLIINVIFYIGSNYVGDVAYQLFSLYYPESPSFRYWQPLTSMFMHAKMPNFMHILFNMFALYSFGSALEHFWGSKKFLFFYISCGIGASLLYMGMNYYTFHHGVNLLVENGQNQADILKILAEGKYDTNWENIIPLSDFNSMMSSYLVPAVGASGAIYGLLTAFAFMFPNAELALMFVPIPIKAKYFVPGLLAVDLFLGFKGSSIFGSGGTGIAHFAHLGGALTGFLMMWYWKKNSFNKNRWN, from the coding sequence ATGATGCGAATGACCGATACTGTAAAGCAGTTACTGATTATTAATGTTATATTTTACATTGGCTCCAATTATGTGGGCGATGTAGCTTACCAATTGTTTTCTTTGTATTATCCTGAAAGTCCAAGTTTTAGATATTGGCAGCCATTGACCAGTATGTTTATGCATGCGAAGATGCCTAACTTTATGCATATTCTGTTCAATATGTTTGCCTTGTATTCTTTTGGAAGTGCCTTGGAACATTTTTGGGGTTCAAAAAAGTTCTTGTTCTTTTATATTTCCTGTGGAATAGGTGCTTCATTATTATACATGGGAATGAATTATTATACTTTTCACCATGGTGTAAATTTATTAGTTGAAAACGGTCAAAACCAAGCTGATATTTTAAAGATTTTAGCGGAAGGAAAATATGATACCAATTGGGAAAATATAATTCCGTTAAGTGATTTTAACAGCATGATGTCAAGTTATTTGGTTCCGGCTGTTGGTGCTTCCGGAGCGATTTATGGGTTATTAACCGCTTTTGCTTTTATGTTTCCCAATGCTGAATTGGCACTGATGTTTGTTCCAATTCCTATCAAGGCCAAATATTTTGTGCCGGGATTATTGGCAGTTGATTTATTTTTAGGATTTAAAGGCAGTTCTATTTTTGGCAGTGGCGGAACGGGAATTGCTCACTTTGCGCATTTAGGCGGTGCTTTAACCGGATTTCTCATGATGTGGTATTGGAAGAAAAACTCATTCAATAAAAATCGTTGGAATTAA
- the dapB gene encoding 4-hydroxy-tetrahydrodipicolinate reductase, producing MKIALLGYGKMGKVIERIALERGHEIVLKKDESNTYEGIEKADVAIDFSVPMVAVENISTAINQGIPVVCGTTGWLEQYDEVVELCQEKNGAFLYGSNFSLGVNLFFELNDYLAKMMARFSSVYKVSMEEIHHTQKLDSPSGTAISLAKGVIENSNYTSWTEEKATENQIHIDAKRIENVPGTHSVYYSSDVDFIEIKHVAHNREGFALGAVLAAEWIVGKNGVFSMKDVLDLK from the coding sequence ATGAAAATTGCACTTCTGGGATACGGAAAAATGGGTAAAGTGATTGAAAGAATCGCTTTAGAAAGAGGACACGAAATTGTTCTGAAAAAGGACGAATCCAATACGTATGAAGGCATTGAAAAAGCCGATGTTGCTATCGATTTCAGTGTACCGATGGTAGCTGTTGAAAATATTTCTACCGCTATCAATCAAGGAATTCCGGTGGTTTGCGGCACAACGGGTTGGTTAGAACAATATGACGAAGTAGTGGAATTATGCCAAGAAAAAAATGGTGCATTTTTATATGGTTCTAATTTTAGCTTAGGTGTCAATTTATTCTTTGAACTGAATGATTATTTGGCCAAAATGATGGCAAGATTTTCTTCGGTTTACAAAGTGTCGATGGAAGAAATTCACCACACTCAAAAACTGGATTCTCCAAGCGGAACAGCTATTTCCTTAGCCAAAGGCGTAATCGAAAATTCAAACTACACTTCTTGGACCGAAGAAAAAGCAACCGAAAATCAGATTCATATCGATGCTAAAAGAATTGAAAATGTACCAGGAACACACAGTGTTTACTACAGTTCTGACGTTGACTTTATCGAAATCAAACACGTAGCGCATAATCGCGAAGGCTTTGCATTAGGTGCTGTTTTGGCAGCCGAATGGATTGTTGGAAAAAACGGCGTGTTTTCTATGAAAGACGTACTCGATTTAAAATAG
- a CDS encoding endonuclease/exonuclease/phosphatase family protein — protein MKKLSWFNKVVFGFNIVVTVLTFIAYVLPFLAPKLFPLLSVLTLILPLFLILNALFFIYWLLQLKRQVMLSGLVLLLGITFINKFYKFSSNDLPEEEKDFTVMSYNVRLFNLFDWLPNDHIGDTILSFINEQNPDILCIQEYSENAKVDLRIYKYKAVFMEGKQIKTGQAIFSKFPIFNKGDFKIPEAGNNIIYADIKKGKDTIRVYNIHLQSIKISPDVNEIQEHVEAIDQNKSQQVFGRIREAFKKQEQQAAILVNHKKECKYPVIICGDMNNSAFSYIYRNIKGDLNDCFEEAGNGFGQTYKFKYYPARIDYIFANKKMKVKSFKSFSKFENSDHFPVMSRLSFVK, from the coding sequence ATGAAGAAACTATCGTGGTTTAACAAAGTGGTCTTCGGATTCAATATAGTCGTGACTGTATTGACCTTTATTGCCTATGTGTTGCCTTTTTTGGCGCCTAAGTTGTTTCCACTACTTTCGGTTTTGACCTTGATTTTACCGTTGTTTCTGATCTTAAACGCCTTGTTTTTTATTTATTGGTTACTTCAGTTAAAAAGGCAAGTGATGCTTTCAGGATTGGTTTTATTACTAGGTATTACTTTTATCAATAAGTTCTATAAGTTTTCTTCCAATGACTTACCCGAGGAAGAAAAAGATTTTACGGTTATGAGCTACAATGTACGCTTGTTTAACTTGTTTGATTGGCTTCCGAATGATCATATCGGTGACACCATTTTGTCTTTTATCAACGAGCAAAACCCTGATATTCTTTGCATACAAGAATATTCAGAAAATGCCAAAGTGGATTTAAGAATTTACAAATACAAAGCCGTTTTTATGGAAGGAAAGCAAATCAAAACCGGACAAGCTATTTTTTCCAAATTTCCTATTTTCAACAAAGGTGATTTTAAAATACCGGAAGCCGGAAATAACATCATTTATGCCGATATTAAAAAGGGAAAAGACACGATTCGCGTGTATAATATTCATTTGCAATCGATAAAAATATCTCCGGATGTGAATGAAATTCAGGAGCACGTTGAGGCGATTGACCAAAACAAATCGCAACAAGTTTTTGGTAGAATTAGAGAGGCGTTTAAAAAACAAGAACAGCAAGCAGCCATTTTAGTCAACCACAAAAAAGAATGTAAATATCCTGTCATCATCTGTGGCGATATGAACAATAGTGCGTTTTCTTATATCTACCGAAATATAAAAGGTGATTTGAATGATTGTTTTGAAGAAGCCGGAAATGGTTTTGGACAGACGTATAAATTCAAATATTATCCGGCGCGGATAGATTACATTTTTGCCAATAAAAAGATGAAAGTCAAGAGTTTTAAAAGTTTCTCCAAATTTGAGAATTCAGATCACTTTCCGGTGATGAGCAGACTTTCTTTTGTGAAGTAA
- a CDS encoding SDR family oxidoreductase translates to MDFSAKMLRDNALADKVIVVTGGGSGLGKAMTKYFLELGAKVAITSRDIEKLKTTATELETETGGKCLSLQCDVRHYDQVEAMLAEVLKTFGKVDILLNNAAGNFISPTERLSANAFDTIIDIVLKGSKNCTLAFGKHWINTKQTNCNVLNIVTTYAWTGSGYVVPSATAKAGVLAMTRSLAVEWAKYGIRMNAIAPGPFPTKGAWDRLLPGDLAEKFDMAKKVPLKRVGDHQELANLAAYLVSDFSAYINGEVVTIDGGEWLQGAGQFNILEKIPQEMWDLLEAMIKNKGSK, encoded by the coding sequence ATGGATTTTTCAGCAAAAATGCTTCGCGATAATGCCTTGGCAGACAAAGTAATTGTAGTAACCGGTGGCGGAAGTGGCTTAGGTAAAGCCATGACCAAATACTTTTTGGAATTAGGTGCCAAAGTCGCCATTACTTCCAGAGATATCGAAAAACTAAAAACCACGGCAACAGAATTAGAAACCGAAACGGGCGGAAAATGCTTGTCATTACAATGCGATGTGCGTCACTACGACCAAGTCGAAGCGATGTTAGCTGAAGTTTTAAAAACCTTCGGTAAAGTTGATATTTTATTGAACAATGCAGCCGGAAACTTTATCTCGCCTACAGAAAGATTATCGGCCAATGCTTTTGATACCATTATTGATATCGTTTTAAAAGGTTCCAAAAACTGTACGCTGGCATTCGGGAAACATTGGATAAATACCAAACAAACCAATTGTAATGTCTTAAATATTGTAACTACTTATGCATGGACAGGTTCGGGTTATGTAGTGCCAAGTGCAACTGCCAAAGCCGGCGTTTTAGCCATGACACGCAGTTTGGCAGTAGAATGGGCTAAATACGGAATCCGAATGAACGCCATTGCTCCCGGACCATTTCCAACCAAAGGCGCTTGGGACCGACTGTTACCGGGCGATTTAGCCGAAAAGTTTGATATGGCCAAAAAAGTGCCGTTAAAAAGAGTTGGTGACCATCAAGAACTAGCCAATCTCGCGGCTTACCTGGTTTCCGATTTCTCCGCTTACATCAATGGAGAAGTAGTGACTATCGATGGTGGCGAATGGCTGCAAGGCGCAGGACAATTCAATATCTTAGAAAAAATCCCTCAGGAAATGTGGGATTTGTTGGAAGCTATGATTAAAAATAAGGGAAGTAAATAA
- a CDS encoding rhomboid family intramembrane serine protease, which translates to MSIIEDIKLQYKIGGIANKMVYWNVGVFLLSIPLFYQFKTGVFAYPDWLAVSSEPLAIVYKPWTLVTYAFFHDGFLHLFFNMMVLHFSSRLFLTFFTQKQYLGLYLLGSVFAGLVYVLSFYLLGHSSLMVGASAAIMALLVATTTYQPLMELRLLLIGNVKLWHITGVLLLLDLLQIQMNNTGGHIAHLSGAFFGYIYIKLLQNGTDLSRMVSAIIDFFTHLFSPKKSTPFKKVHVNPKKPTVKKESKIVAKDKTQQQIDEILDKISQSGYDSLTSEEKEFLFKAGK; encoded by the coding sequence ATGAGCATCATTGAAGACATAAAATTGCAGTACAAAATAGGCGGCATTGCCAATAAAATGGTTTATTGGAATGTGGGTGTTTTTTTGTTGTCTATTCCGTTGTTTTACCAATTTAAGACCGGTGTTTTTGCTTATCCGGATTGGTTAGCGGTTTCTTCGGAGCCTTTGGCTATTGTATACAAGCCATGGACTTTAGTGACTTATGCTTTTTTTCATGACGGATTTTTGCATTTGTTTTTCAATATGATGGTTTTGCATTTTTCCAGCCGATTATTTCTAACCTTTTTTACACAAAAACAATATCTTGGCTTGTATCTTTTAGGCTCAGTTTTTGCCGGATTGGTTTATGTTTTAAGTTTTTATTTGCTTGGTCATTCTTCATTGATGGTTGGCGCTTCGGCAGCAATCATGGCTTTATTGGTAGCTACAACGACCTATCAGCCACTAATGGAATTAAGATTGTTGTTGATTGGTAATGTCAAACTTTGGCACATTACAGGTGTATTGCTGTTATTGGATTTACTCCAAATTCAAATGAATAATACCGGTGGACATATAGCGCATTTGAGCGGAGCATTTTTTGGTTATATTTACATCAAGTTATTGCAAAACGGAACCGATTTGAGTCGGATGGTGAGTGCGATAATTGATTTTTTTACTCATTTGTTTAGCCCAAAGAAATCCACACCATTCAAAAAAGTACACGTTAACCCCAAAAAACCTACAGTTAAAAAAGAAAGTAAAATTGTTGCCAAAGACAAAACCCAGCAACAAATTGATGAGATTTTAGATAAGATCAGTCAATCGGGTTATGACAGCCTAACCAGTGAAGAAAAAGAATTTCTTTTCAAAGCAGGGAAATAA
- a CDS encoding ParA family protein, whose protein sequence is MGKIIAIANQKGGVGKTTTSVNLAASLGVLEKKVLLIDADPQANASSGLGIDVESIEIGTYQILEHSNTPAEATISCSAPNVWVIPAHIDLVAIEIELVDKENREYMLKQALESIKDQYDYILIDCAPSLGLLTLNALTAADSVVIPIQCEYFALEGLGKLLNTIKSVQKIHNPNLDIEGLLLTMYDSRLRLSNQVVEEVQKHFNDMVFKTIIQRNVKLSEAPSFGESIINFDATSRGATNYLSLAQEIIKKNSN, encoded by the coding sequence ATGGGTAAAATCATTGCAATTGCCAACCAAAAAGGTGGTGTCGGGAAAACAACAACTTCTGTTAATCTTGCTGCATCATTGGGCGTATTAGAAAAAAAAGTGTTATTAATTGATGCTGATCCTCAAGCGAATGCGAGTTCAGGTTTGGGTATTGATGTTGAAAGTATTGAAATTGGTACTTACCAAATTTTAGAACACAGTAACACTCCGGCAGAAGCAACAATTTCTTGCTCAGCACCTAACGTTTGGGTTATTCCGGCGCACATTGACTTGGTGGCCATCGAAATCGAATTGGTTGACAAAGAAAACCGTGAATATATGCTGAAACAAGCTTTGGAAAGCATAAAAGACCAATACGATTACATCTTGATTGATTGCGCGCCATCATTAGGATTATTGACTTTAAATGCCTTAACCGCGGCCGATAGTGTCGTAATTCCGATTCAGTGTGAATACTTTGCTTTGGAAGGCTTAGGAAAATTGCTGAATACTATCAAAAGCGTACAAAAAATACACAATCCTAATTTAGATATTGAAGGCCTTTTACTGACTATGTATGATTCGCGTTTGCGTTTGTCAAACCAAGTCGTGGAAGAAGTTCAAAAACATTTCAACGATATGGTATTCAAAACCATTATTCAACGCAATGTAAAATTGAGTGAAGCGCCAAGTTTTGGAGAAAGCATCATTAACTTTGATGCCACGAGCAGAGGTGCGACAAACTACTTAAGTTTGGCACAAGAAATTATCAAGAAAAACAGCAATTAA
- the lepB gene encoding signal peptidase I — translation MSTYQWLVFFLIVQVIHGLGTWKLYEKAGRKKWEAFVPVYNAIVLMKIIGRPTLWTLLLFVPIINLIMFPVVWVETLRSFGRKSTADTWLGIFTFGLYIYYINYTQDVTYISDRSLVASTKTGDTISSILFAIVVATLVHTYVMQPFTIPTSSLEKSLLIGDFLFVSKFHYGARTPMTTIGAPMVHDTLPIIKTKSYLSWPQLPYFRFPGFEKIEKNDIVVFNWPADTVYKFFDTSGRSIIKPIDKKSNYVKRCQGTPGDNLEIKNGVVHINGKELILPERAKPQHAYYMTFDANVPIDFDYVLKQVGATDGAGFINQTTRDTIFIKALTNEGAAALKQISGIKSVTKVINKNVEANIFSRNPNWSSDNMGPIYIPEAGKTITLTKENLPQYKRLITVYEKHDLKVVGDDIYIDDQKVTTYTFAQNYYWMMGDNRNNSEDSRYWGFVPEDHVVGKPVFIWMSWDTNGSGLNKIRWDRMFTTVSGEGQPQSYLKYFLGLVVLYVLGDYFWKRRKNAKA, via the coding sequence ATGTCAACATATCAATGGTTAGTGTTTTTCTTGATTGTTCAAGTGATCCATGGTTTAGGTACTTGGAAATTATACGAAAAAGCAGGAAGAAAAAAATGGGAAGCTTTTGTGCCGGTTTACAATGCGATTGTTTTGATGAAAATCATTGGTCGCCCAACTTTATGGACACTACTCCTATTCGTTCCAATCATCAATTTGATTATGTTTCCGGTGGTTTGGGTAGAAACTTTAAGAAGCTTTGGCCGAAAATCAACCGCTGACACTTGGTTAGGAATTTTCACTTTTGGTCTTTATATTTATTATATCAATTACACACAAGACGTTACCTATATCTCCGACAGAAGTTTAGTCGCTTCAACCAAAACCGGAGACACGATTAGCTCTATTCTTTTTGCGATTGTAGTAGCGACTTTAGTGCATACTTATGTAATGCAACCATTTACGATTCCAACCTCTTCCTTGGAAAAATCATTGTTAATTGGAGATTTTCTATTTGTAAGCAAGTTTCATTACGGCGCCAGAACACCAATGACGACTATAGGCGCGCCAATGGTTCACGATACATTGCCCATCATCAAAACAAAATCTTATTTGAGTTGGCCACAATTGCCTTACTTCAGATTTCCCGGTTTTGAAAAAATCGAGAAAAATGACATTGTTGTTTTCAACTGGCCGGCAGATACCGTTTACAAATTTTTTGACACTTCAGGAAGAAGTATCATAAAGCCGATTGACAAAAAATCAAATTATGTAAAACGTTGTCAAGGAACTCCTGGTGACAATCTTGAAATTAAAAATGGTGTGGTACATATCAACGGAAAAGAATTGATTTTACCGGAAAGAGCGAAGCCGCAACATGCCTATTACATGACTTTTGATGCCAATGTGCCTATCGATTTTGATTATGTTTTAAAGCAAGTTGGTGCAACTGATGGCGCCGGATTTATAAACCAAACCACAAGAGATACTATTTTCATCAAAGCATTAACGAATGAAGGAGCTGCTGCTTTGAAGCAAATCAGTGGAATCAAATCGGTAACCAAGGTTATTAATAAAAATGTTGAGGCGAATATTTTCAGCCGCAATCCAAACTGGAGTTCTGATAATATGGGACCAATTTACATTCCAGAAGCGGGAAAAACGATTACTTTAACCAAAGAGAATCTTCCTCAATACAAAAGATTAATCACAGTTTATGAAAAACATGATTTAAAAGTAGTGGGTGACGATATTTACATTGATGATCAAAAAGTAACCACTTACACTTTCGCTCAAAATTACTATTGGATGATGGGAGACAACCGAAACAACTCTGAAGATAGCCGTTATTGGGGATTTGTACCTGAAGACCATGTCGTTGGAAAACCGGTATTTATTTGGATGAGTTGGGATACCAATGGTAGCGGTTTAAACAAAATTCGTTGGGACAGAATGTTCACCACCGTAAGTGGCGAAGGCCAACCTCAATCTTACTTAAAATACTTCTTAGGCTTAGTCGTTTTGTATGTTTTAGGTGATTATTTCTGGAAAAGAAGAAAAAACGCAAAAGCTTAA
- a CDS encoding DUF5683 domain-containing protein, whose product MNKLQYIIVLFFLFGNQSLFSQEVINGLVVTDTTKMKEIDPLTPAKAAFYSAILPGLGQAYNKKYWKIPIVYGAIGTSMYFYLDNNKKYHSYRDAYKRRLAGFTGDQYSYLDDSRLVQAQRFYQRNRDLSLMVTIGFYILNIVDANVDAHLIQFNVNDKLSVAPDVYQNDFTAKPNVGLTLNYKF is encoded by the coding sequence GTGAATAAGCTACAGTACATAATTGTTCTTTTCTTTCTGTTTGGAAATCAAAGTCTTTTTTCACAAGAAGTGATCAATGGTTTAGTAGTAACCGATACTACTAAAATGAAAGAAATTGATCCGCTTACTCCTGCTAAAGCTGCTTTTTATTCTGCTATTTTACCGGGCTTAGGTCAAGCTTACAATAAAAAATACTGGAAAATACCCATCGTTTACGGTGCTATCGGAACGAGTATGTATTTCTACCTTGACAACAACAAAAAATACCACAGTTATCGTGACGCTTATAAAAGAAGATTAGCCGGATTTACCGGTGACCAATATTCTTATTTAGACGATTCGCGTTTGGTACAAGCGCAACGCTTTTACCAACGAAACAGAGACTTGTCGCTTATGGTAACCATTGGATTTTATATTTTAAATATTGTTGATGCCAATGTTGATGCGCACTTAATCCAATTTAATGTCAACGACAAACTTTCGGTCGCTCCTGATGTTTACCAAAATGATTTTACGGCTAAACCCAATGTTGGTCTAACATTAAATTATAAATTCTAA
- a CDS encoding ParB/RepB/Spo0J family partition protein: MAKAIKKQALGRGLSALLKDPENDIKSVNDKNADKVVGNIIELDIESIEINPFQPRTNFNEESLQELASSIKELGLIQPITVRKLDFNKYQLISGERRLRASKLVGLTTVPAYIRIANDNESLIMALVENIQRHDLDPIEIALSYQRLIDEIQLTQEQMSERVGKKRSTIANYLRLLKLDPIIQTGIRDGFISMGHGRAIINIENQDIQSDIYQKIVSQNLSVRETEALVKNYQDSLKPTSAKAKKGESFAIAEDQKKAFTNFFGTKIDVKIAGNGKGKITIPFHSEEDFNRIIKLIKD, translated from the coding sequence ATGGCAAAAGCGATAAAGAAACAAGCCTTGGGAAGAGGATTATCTGCCCTATTAAAAGATCCTGAAAATGATATCAAATCGGTAAATGATAAAAATGCTGATAAAGTGGTTGGAAACATTATCGAATTGGATATTGAATCGATTGAGATTAATCCGTTTCAGCCGAGAACTAATTTCAACGAGGAATCTTTACAGGAATTAGCGTCTTCTATTAAGGAATTAGGGCTTATCCAACCGATAACCGTTCGTAAATTAGACTTCAATAAATACCAATTGATTTCAGGAGAACGCCGTTTGCGCGCTTCTAAATTGGTCGGATTAACCACTGTTCCTGCTTACATCCGAATCGCCAATGACAATGAGTCGTTGATTATGGCTTTGGTGGAAAATATCCAGCGTCATGATTTAGACCCAATTGAAATTGCCCTTTCGTACCAAAGATTAATTGATGAAATCCAATTGACACAAGAACAAATGAGCGAGCGCGTTGGTAAAAAACGTTCAACTATCGCTAACTACCTAAGATTATTAAAGTTAGACCCGATTATCCAAACAGGAATTCGAGATGGCTTTATCAGCATGGGACATGGACGTGCGATTATCAATATCGAAAACCAAGACATACAATCCGATATTTACCAAAAAATTGTCAGCCAAAATCTATCGGTTCGTGAAACGGAAGCTTTGGTAAAAAACTACCAAGACAGTTTAAAACCAACTTCGGCTAAAGCCAAAAAAGGAGAAAGTTTTGCCATCGCAGAAGACCAAAAAAAGGCTTTCACCAATTTCTTTGGCACCAAAATCGACGTAAAAATAGCCGGAAACGGTAAAGGAAAAATCACTATTCCTTTTCACTCTGAAGAAGATTTTAACCGCATTATCAAATTAATCAAAGATTAG
- the mutL gene encoding DNA mismatch repair endonuclease MutL, which translates to MSSIIQLLPDHVANQIAAGEVVQRPASVVKELLENAVDAKATDIKLIIKDAGKSLVQVIDNGLGMSVTDSRLCFERHATSKIRQAEDLFSLHTKGFRGEALASIAAIAHVEMKTKQEQEELGIHIIIEGSKFVSQEPAVLPKGTSFAVKNLFFNIPARRNFLKSETVEQRHIVDEFQRVAMAHPNIHFTMYHNGSEMFNLPISNFRQRIVNIFSGKTNEKLVPVKEDTEIVNLQGFIGKPEFSKKNRGEQFFFVNNRFIKSGYLHHAVMAAYEGLLKDGAQPSYFLYLDVPPHTIDINIHPTKTEIKFDDEHALYAILRSSIKHSLGQFNVAPVLDFDRDPNLDTPYQYQNKEAEYPTIQVDRSYNPFSEDKQPSKSFASSSNYRKPEAQPSWESLYVGLKQAGQEIAEMTFENEAVTSSLFEENEIEQEVKRTYQIHKKYIVSPIKSGMVIINQKRAHERVLYEEFLTSMTVKQASSQQLLFPLQLFYSSDEVALLAELKTSLENTGFVFEAIEDDNVLISGLPVNVTESEISIVLEELLSDLQDGIPDNSFSQNDTIAKSMARSLAIKTGTYLTEKEQENLVHNLFACKEPNVSPFQKPTFITMSVEDLDKKFSL; encoded by the coding sequence ATGTCTAGTATAATTCAATTACTTCCTGATCACGTTGCCAATCAAATTGCTGCCGGCGAAGTGGTGCAAAGACCGGCTTCGGTAGTGAAAGAGCTATTGGAGAATGCTGTTGATGCGAAAGCCACCGATATCAAACTCATCATTAAAGATGCCGGAAAATCATTGGTTCAAGTTATTGATAATGGTTTAGGAATGAGCGTAACCGATTCGCGTTTGTGTTTTGAACGGCATGCGACTTCTAAAATCCGTCAAGCGGAAGATTTATTTTCTTTGCATACTAAAGGTTTTCGCGGTGAAGCTTTGGCTTCTATTGCGGCGATTGCGCATGTGGAAATGAAAACCAAACAAGAGCAAGAAGAATTAGGTATTCACATAATTATTGAAGGCAGCAAATTTGTTTCTCAAGAACCGGCAGTTTTGCCTAAAGGTACTTCGTTTGCGGTCAAAAATTTATTTTTTAATATTCCGGCACGCCGTAATTTTTTAAAATCGGAAACCGTTGAACAACGCCATATTGTTGATGAATTCCAACGCGTCGCGATGGCGCATCCGAATATTCATTTTACAATGTACCACAACGGCAGTGAAATGTTTAACTTGCCGATATCGAATTTCAGACAACGCATCGTCAATATTTTTTCGGGTAAAACCAATGAGAAATTAGTTCCGGTAAAAGAAGACACCGAGATTGTAAACCTGCAAGGATTTATAGGAAAGCCCGAATTCTCTAAAAAAAATAGAGGAGAGCAATTCTTTTTTGTCAACAATCGATTTATCAAAAGCGGTTATTTGCACCATGCTGTCATGGCGGCTTATGAAGGTTTGCTGAAAGATGGCGCACAACCAAGTTATTTTTTATACTTAGATGTTCCGCCGCATACGATTGATATCAATATTCATCCGACCAAAACCGAAATTAAGTTTGACGATGAACATGCGTTGTATGCTATTTTGCGCTCGTCTATCAAACACAGTTTAGGACAGTTTAATGTCGCTCCGGTATTGGATTTCGACCGCGACCCCAATTTAGACACGCCTTATCAATACCAAAATAAAGAAGCCGAGTATCCTACGATTCAAGTCGATAGGAGTTATAATCCATTTTCAGAAGACAAGCAACCCAGTAAATCTTTTGCTTCTTCTTCTAATTATAGAAAGCCCGAAGCGCAACCGAGTTGGGAAAGCTTATATGTTGGTTTAAAACAAGCCGGACAAGAAATTGCCGAAATGACTTTTGAAAATGAGGCTGTAACTTCCTCTTTATTTGAAGAAAATGAAATAGAACAAGAAGTCAAACGCACTTATCAAATTCATAAAAAATACATTGTCAGCCCAATCAAATCGGGTATGGTGATTATCAACCAAAAACGAGCGCACGAACGTGTTTTATACGAAGAGTTCTTAACCAGCATGACCGTGAAGCAAGCATCAAGTCAGCAATTGTTATTTCCTTTGCAGTTGTTTTATTCTTCAGACGAAGTAGCATTGTTGGCCGAACTGAAAACATCACTCGAAAATACCGGTTTTGTTTTTGAAGCTATTGAAGATGACAATGTACTCATTTCAGGTTTGCCTGTCAATGTGACTGAAAGCGAAATTTCTATCGTTTTGGAAGAGTTATTGAGTGATTTACAAGACGGTATTCCGGACAATAGTTTTTCTCAAAATGACACGATTGCCAAGTCGATGGCAAGAAGTTTGGCCATTAAAACCGGAACGTATTTAACCGAAAAAGAACAAGAAAATTTGGTGCACAATCTTTTTGCTTGCAAAGAACCGAATGTGTCACCGTTTCAAAAACCAACTTTCATCACGATGAGTGTGGAAGATTTAGATAAAAAATTCAGCTTATGA